The Pyrobaculum sp. 3827-6 genome has a segment encoding these proteins:
- a CDS encoding extracellular solute-binding protein — translation MSIKTILAVLAVVAAVVAVYLAFTAFQQTTAKKLVIVGPAGIRDLGVALAKKFSEKYGVNATFVPLGGAVEMVNELVRNRDNPPWDVAIGVPEFYYTVLVDKGVLYCPDLKVEGVPREEFWDPHHCVYPLDKSYIGIVYNATALERLGIKPPETLDDLLKPEYRGLVTYPNPVQSGTGLAVLSWVMSVKGEDEGWAYLKKLAGQISKVGYPSGFTPLRNALKRGEVLVALSWFSHAIDPGTPHMKASTYSAFLYREGVAVLKNARNRELAVEFVKFALSKEGQDLVDPYNYMLPVRPDAVVKNNLGLPQPKSVVVYNPALGSKADEWRLRWQREIATG, via the coding sequence ATGTCTATAAAAACCATATTGGCGGTTTTGGCCGTCGTCGCCGCCGTCGTGGCGGTGTACCTGGCCTTTACCGCCTTTCAGCAGACCACGGCGAAGAAGCTGGTCATCGTGGGGCCGGCTGGCATCCGAGATCTGGGGGTTGCGCTGGCGAAGAAGTTTAGCGAGAAGTACGGGGTAAACGCCACGTTTGTGCCGCTGGGCGGGGCCGTGGAGATGGTGAACGAGTTGGTGAGGAATAGGGACAACCCGCCTTGGGACGTGGCAATCGGCGTTCCCGAGTTCTACTACACCGTGCTGGTGGACAAGGGGGTGTTGTACTGCCCAGATCTCAAGGTGGAGGGGGTGCCCCGGGAGGAGTTTTGGGACCCCCACCACTGCGTCTACCCGCTTGACAAGTCTTACATAGGGATTGTGTACAACGCCACGGCGCTGGAGAGGCTGGGGATAAAGCCGCCGGAGACCCTTGACGACTTGCTGAAGCCCGAGTACAGAGGCCTCGTGACGTACCCAAACCCGGTGCAGTCCGGCACTGGTCTAGCGGTCTTGTCTTGGGTGATGTCTGTAAAGGGTGAGGATGAGGGCTGGGCCTACTTGAAAAAGCTGGCGGGCCAGATATCTAAGGTGGGGTACCCAAGCGGCTTTACACCGCTTAGAAACGCGTTGAAGAGGGGCGAGGTCTTGGTGGCTCTGTCGTGGTTCAGCCACGCCATTGACCCCGGGACGCCCCATATGAAGGCCTCGACGTACAGCGCCTTTTTGTACAGAGAGGGGGTTGCTGTGCTTAAAAACGCGAGGAACAGAGAGCTCGCCGTGGAGTTTGTGAAATTTGCCTTGAGTAAAGAGGGGCAGGACTTGGTTGATCCCTATAACTACATGTTGCCCGTCAGGCCCGACGCCGTAGTTAAGAACAACCTCGGCCTGCCGCAGCCCAAGTCGGTGGTGGTTTACAACCCGGCCCTCGGCTCAAAAGCCGACGAGTGGAGGCTGAGGTGGCAGAGAGAAATCGCCACTGGGTGA